In Fodinibius saliphilus, a genomic segment contains:
- a CDS encoding polymer-forming cytoskeletal protein, producing MKKLCLVLMLSVIFFQLATAQSNNYRIGEYIQVVKTDSIKTQFMAAGQTVDIFGWLGNDLFSAAELISIDGYITDDAILASRHASIRGTIGDLLAGVAETFIIDGNVNGDIFVAGREVRITNNTHIIGNAHIAAETIIIEGGLVEGQLNAAASTIRIDGRINNKAHFYTPDITFGENYQATYGTNIISDQEVHRENIGIIPPNLTITINKPKIWPVLLFKIGLYLALLITGLIFIRLFEQTSKDLYRFSTEQMLKNTGTGLLSFIAWPIVITALFILVLTIPLSIILLFMYGLALLFSYLFVAMLLGSMGIVYFKQEATTSTYYWGLALGMILVGILVNLPFIGWVLNILLLFFGLGSIVRYVWINRTVTESIENPQGAM from the coding sequence ATGAAAAAACTATGTCTGGTTCTTATGCTATCAGTTATTTTCTTTCAGTTAGCAACAGCCCAAAGCAACAATTATAGAATTGGAGAGTATATCCAGGTTGTGAAAACGGACTCCATTAAAACGCAATTTATGGCCGCAGGCCAAACTGTTGATATCTTCGGATGGCTGGGCAATGATTTATTTTCGGCTGCAGAACTTATTTCTATAGATGGGTATATCACTGATGATGCTATACTGGCAAGTAGACACGCTAGCATTCGGGGAACTATTGGTGATCTTTTAGCTGGGGTTGCTGAAACCTTCATTATTGACGGAAACGTAAATGGAGATATTTTTGTGGCCGGTCGTGAAGTTCGTATCACAAATAACACCCACATTATAGGAAATGCTCATATAGCTGCTGAAACCATTATTATTGAAGGAGGATTAGTTGAAGGACAGTTAAACGCTGCAGCTTCCACAATAAGAATAGATGGCCGTATCAATAATAAAGCTCATTTTTATACACCTGATATAACTTTTGGTGAAAATTATCAGGCAACTTACGGCACCAATATAATTAGCGATCAAGAAGTGCACAGAGAAAATATTGGCATCATCCCGCCCAATCTCACAATCACAATAAATAAACCAAAAATATGGCCTGTCTTACTATTTAAAATTGGATTATACCTCGCACTTTTAATCACTGGCCTAATTTTTATAAGACTGTTTGAACAGACTTCCAAAGACCTATACCGTTTCTCTACCGAACAGATGTTGAAAAATACCGGTACAGGCTTACTATCGTTTATCGCCTGGCCCATTGTTATAACTGCGCTATTTATACTTGTCCTAACAATCCCTCTTTCCATTATTTTATTATTCATGTATGGTTTGGCACTACTTTTCAGTTACCTATTCGTAGCTATGCTATTGGGTAGTATGGGCATTGTGTATTTTAAACAAGAAGCTACAACTTCTACCTATTATTGGGGACTGGCACTTGGGATGATCCTTGTTGGGATACTAGTTAACCTGCCTTTTATAGGTTGGGTGCTAAATATTCTGCTACTCTTTTTTGGCTTGGGTAGTATTGTGCGATATGTATGGATAAACCGAACAGTAACTGAAAGTATCGAGAATCCCCAGGGAGCTATGTAA